Proteins found in one Campylobacter canadensis genomic segment:
- the fliN gene encoding flagellar motor switch protein FliN codes for MPTSLNATYNELLDVSVDFVSELGTTQLSVKEFLDLDVGSVIDLEKPAGESVELYVNNRIFGKGEVMVYERNLAIRINEILSSKSVIQYFKKEL; via the coding sequence ATGCCAACTAGCCTTAACGCAACTTACAATGAATTGCTTGATGTGAGCGTTGATTTTGTCAGCGAATTAGGCACAACGCAGCTTAGCGTTAAGGAATTTTTAGATTTAGATGTAGGTTCTGTAATTGACCTTGAAAAACCAGCAGGCGAAAGCGTTGAATTATATGTAAATAATAGGATTTTTGGTAAGGGCGAAGTTATGGTTTATGAAAGAAATTTAGCTATTCGTATAAATGAAATTTTAAGCTCAAAATCAGTAATCCAATATTTTAAAAAAGAGTTGTAG